The sequence CGTCATGGTGTGCGGCGCCGAGTCCTCCTCGTTGCGCTGCGCCGGGTCGTCGAACCGGTAGGAGTACAGCGACGCGTCCCCGTCGACCTGGCCGTGGATGGCCTTGGCGTACGGGTCGAGCAGCAGCTTGGAGGGGTCGCAGCGGTGGCCGTTCTCGGGGTCGTACGGCCCGTGCACGCGGTAGCCGTACTGCTGCCCGGGCTGCACCGCGGGCACGTAGCCGTGCCACACGAAGGCGTCGGCCTCGACGAGCTCGACGCGCGTCTCCGTCCCGTCGGGGTCGATGAGGCAGAGCTCGACACGTTCGGCGATCTCCGAGAACAGCGCGAAGTTGGTGCCGCTGCCGTCGTAGGTGGCGCCGAGGGGGTAGGGGCGTCCGGGCCAGATGAGCATGCGCTCAGGGTGCCAGTGACCGCCCACATCGGCGCGGGCAGGCCGGGGTGACTTCGTCACACGACGCGCGGTTGCGCGCCGGCGTACCCGGTGTTGCGCCGCCGGCGCCGACCTGGTCGGCTGGTCGTCGTGACGCAGCGCGTGGTGGTCGTGGGTGCGGGGCTCGCCGGAGCCAAGGTGGCGGAGTCGCTGCGCGCGCGGGGGTACGCGGGCTCGCTCGTCGTGCTGGGTGCCGAGCCCGTCCGTCCGTACGAGCGGCCGCCGCTGTCCAAGGGGTACCTGCAGGGGTCCGACGAGCGCGAGTCCGTGTTCGTCCACCCCGAGGCCTGGTACGACGAGCACGACGTCGACCTGCGGCCGGACGCGACCGTCACGTCGCTCGACCTCGCGTCCGGGCACGTGGTGGACGCCGGCGGCGGGCGCACCGCGTTCGACCGCCTGGTCCTGGCGACCGGCTCGGCGCCTCGCGGGCTCGACGTCCCCGGGGCGGAGCTCGAGGGCGTGGTCACGCTGCGGACGCTCGCGGACAGCGACCGTCTGCGTGCCCGGCTGTCGGAGGCGCGCCGCGTCGTCGTGGTGGGCGGCGGGTGGATCGGCCTCGAGGTCGCCGCGGCCGCGCGCGCGGCGGGCTGCGAGGTCACGGTCGTGGTCCGCGGCGCCGCGCCCCTGCTCGGCGTGCTCGGCCCGCGGATGGCCGGGATGTTCGCGGCGCTGCACCGCGAGCGGGGCGTGGAGCTGCGCACGCGGTCCGAGGTGCGTGCGCTCCTGCCCGCGCGGCGCAGCGGCTCCCTGGACGGCACAGCGGTCGGGGGTGTCGAGCTGCTCGACGGCACCGTCCTGCCGGCCGACCTCGTCGTGGTCGGCGTCGGTGCCCGCCCCCGCGTCGCGCTCGCCGAGGACGCGGGCCTCGTCGTGGGGGACGGGGTGCACGTCGACGCCCACCTGCGCACGTCGGACCCGCGCGTGCTGGCGGTCGGCGACCTCGCGGCGGTCGCCCACCCGTTCCTGGGGCACCGCGTGCGGGTCGAGCACTGGGACGCGGCTCTCCACCACGGCGAGACGGTCGCGGCGACCGTGCTGGGCGCGGACGAGCCCTACGACCGGCTGCCGTACTTCTTCACCGATCAGTACGACCTGGGCATGGAGTACACGGGATGGACCGGCCCCGAGGGCGGCACGGACGTCGTGGTGCGTGGCGACGAGGACGCGCGCGAGCTCGTCGCCTTCTGGACGCGGGACGGTCGCGTGGTCGCGGGGATGAACGTCAACGTGTGGGACGTCGTGGACGACCTCCAGGCGCTCGTGCGCTCGCGCGCGGTGGTGCCGCCTGAGCGGCTCGCGGACACGTCGGTGCCGATCGCCGACCTCGCGGGGTGACGGGCTAGCCGGCGACCACCGGCGCGCCGAGCGTGCGGTCCACGGCGCGGCGCACCACCGCCTCGTCGTCGTCCCCGCGGGCGCGCCACGACATCTGCTCGAGCGCCCCGTTGCCGCGGCGCAGCACGGTCGCGGTCTGCCGCTCGACCGCCTCGAGGTCGCCGTTGGCGACGAGCGCGTCGCGCACGTGGTCGACCAGCTCGCCGACCACCTGCTCCGCGGGCGCGGGTCGCCACGTGACGGGGCTGACCAGGTCGCCACCGAGGCCCGAGCGTGCCGCGCGCCACGTCGCGGCACGCAGCAGCTCGGTGCGCACCGGCGGCTCGGCCGGGGCCGTGGGGGCGGGCGGGGACGAGGCGCGCGACGGTGCCTGCGCGACGGCCGTGTCGGCGAGGGCGCGCACCAGCGCGGCCTGCAGGGCCGCGTCCGCCGCGTCCAGGCACACGTCCGCGACACGCACCTCGACGGTGGGGTAGCGCTGCGAGAGACGGGCGTCGAAGTAGAGCATGCCGTCGTCGAGGATCGTCCCGCTGGCGAGCAGGCTCTCGATGACGGCCCGGTAGCCCGCGGCGTCGCCGAACGGCGCGGTCGGTCCGGCGGTGGGCCACCGCCCCCACACCTGCGAGCGGTAGCTCGCGTAGCCGCTGGTCACTCCCTGCCACGACGGGCTGTTGGCGGACAGCGCCAGGAGCACCGGCGTCCACGGGCGCAGGTGGTCGAGGATCACCACGCCCTCGTCGTCGTCCTCGACCGAGACGTGGACGTGGCAGCCGCACGTGAGCTGCTCGCGCGCGGTGAGGCCGAACGCCGCCCGGATCGCCTGCGCGCGGCGGTCCGGGATGACGGTGGGCTCGACCTCCTGGGGCGCGGTGCCGAGCGCCGCGATGCGGACCCCGGCGCCCTGCGCCACCTCGTCGACCCGCGTGCGGCCCGCCCGGATCTCCTCGAGCAGCTCGGTGAGGTCGGTGCACGGGTGCGTGGACGTCTCGACCTGCTCGCTCTTGAACTCCTTCTCCACGTCGCCGCCCGGTTGCGAGGTGCTCGGCACCGTCCGGGCCGCCAGCCCCAGCACCGCGGGTGACTGCGCGGCGGGCACCCCCTCGGGCGTGACCAGCAGGTACTCCTCTTCGACGCCCATGGTTCGCACGGGCCCCAGTGTGGGGTCGGGCGCGCGCGACGGCGAGCGGAGAGCGCCCGCCGGCCCGTCGCGGCGGCGGCGGCGGGCGCGGCGGGCGGGACGCGGCCGTGCCGGTGCCGGGGTGGACGGGGGTGCTCGGCGCGGACGGGACTCCCGCTGACGGCTGCGGTGGGCCATGATGATCACCTCAGGGGACGGGCGGGTCACGGGACGTGACGCGCCGGGCGCGGGCCGGCCGACATCGCCGTCGGCGGTGACCCGCAGTCGTGGTGCAAGACGCCACGGGATCGCGACACAGGCAGGACGCAGGGGAGCGCCAGGGGCGCTGGGGTGCGGCGGGGGGCGTCGCAGGACCGGACGGGGGTGGGACCGATGGGGACAGCCGTGCGAGCGGTGCTCGTGGGTGCGTGCTGGATCGTCGGGCTGGTCGGTGTGCTGGTGGCGCTGCTGACGGGGCTCGCGCTCTCGGGCGGCTGACCCGGGCGCGTCTCGACGGGCGCGTCCCAGCGGGTGACACGGCTCGTCGCCCGACCGGGTGGCCCGGTTCCCGGGGGGCGGCGTGCACCACGCCGCTGACCAGCGAGTTCACCGGGCCGACGCGCAGCGTGCACGCGGGTGTGACCGGCGCCACACCGCGAGTTGGTGGACACCTCGTCCGAGTTGTCCGTTAGCGTCGGGCCATCGACACAGGACCTCGGTCCCGTGCACCCGGCGCCACCGTCGCCGTCGCAACGGCACCGCTGGGCCCGCCCACCGGTCGCCGCTCCAGCAGCGACGAAGGGGGGCCCGTAGTGACCACCACCACCTCGTTCGACCGGCTCGTGCTCGAGCCACGCCGCACCGACCAGCCGCTCGCCCGGCCGGCTCGCTCCCGCGAGACCCACGCCGCGCAGAGCCCGTCGCTCGTCCTCATGGTGCTGCTGGCCAGCGCCGGCATCGTCGTCTACGCGGTGTTCCTGCTGAACCCCGCGAACCGTGGCGACTGGCTGCCGTACGCGATGGTGATGGCCGCGGAGACCGTGCTCGTGGTCCACGCCCTCCTGGCGATGTGGACGGCCCTGTCCGCGTCGCACGACCCGCGCGGCTTCTCCTTCCACCACGCGCAGGACCGGATGTACGACGTCGCGGACATCGTGCGCGCCCGGGCGGAGGACCGCCCGCACGAGTGGACGGTGTTCCTGCGCGACCGCGCGGTGACGATCGACGTCTTCATCACCACCTACGGCGAGGACGTCGACACCATCCGGCGCACGGTGACCGCCGCGCTCGCGATGCAGGGCGCCCACCGCACGTGGGTGCTCGACGACGGGCGCTCCGACGAGGTGCGGGACCTGGCCGCCGAGCTCGGCGCACGGTACGTCCGGCGCCTGTCCAGCAACGGCGCCAAGGCCGGCAACCTCAACCACGCGCTGTCGATCGCGAACGGCGAGCTGTTCGTGGTGCTCGACGCGGACTTCGTGCCCCTGCCGACGTTCCTGCACGAGACCGTGCCGTTCTTCGCCGACGACACGGTCGCGTTCGTCCAGACGCCGCAGGCCTACGGCAACCTGCACACGACGATCTCGAAGGGCGCCGGCTACATGCAGGCGGTGTTCTACCGCTTCATCCAGCCGGGCCGGAACCGGTTCAACGCGGCGTTCTGCGTCGGCACGAACGTCGTCTTCAAGCGCGCCGCCATCGACTCGGTCGGCGGCATCTACTCCGACTCCAAGTCGGAGGACGTGTGGACCTCGCTCATGCTCCACGAGAAGGGCTGGCGCACGGTCTACATCCCCGAGACCCTCGCCGTCGGGGACACGCCCGAGACCATCGAGGCGTACTCGAAGCAGCAGCTGCGCTGGGCCACCGGCGGCTTCGAGATCATGCTCACCCACAACCCGCTGTCGCGGAAGCACCCGCTGACGCTCGACCAGCGGCTGCAGTACACGGTCACCGCGACGCACTACCTCACCGGCATCGCGCCGCTGCTCCTGCTGCTGGTGCCGCCGCTGCAGATCTACTTCGACCTCACGCCGATGAACCTGACGATCACGCCGCTGACGTGGTTGCTCTACTACTCCGGGTTCTACGTCCTGCAGATCGTGCTCGCCTTCTACACGCTCGGGTCGTTCCGGTGGCAGGTGCTCCTGCTGGCGTCGGTGTCCTTCCCCATCTACACGCGCGCGCTCGTGAACGCCGTGCTGCGGCGGGACCAGGCGTGGCACGTCACGGGCAAGAAGGGCGCGTACCGCTCGCCGTTCGCGTTCATCGGCACCCAGCTGCTCTTCTTCGAGCTCCTCGCGCTGACCACGGCCGTCGGGCTGTGGAAGGACGTCTCGAACGGCTACCCCAGTCTGGCGGTCGCCTGGAACGCGACCAACACCCTGATCCTCGGCGGGTTCGTCCTGACCGCGTGGCGCGAGGCGCGCGCGGGCCGACGAGCGGCGCGCGAGGCCCGGGTGCCCCGCGGTCGGCGCACGGTCGCCGCCCTGACCACAGGAGGTGCGGCATGACCTGGCGCGTCCGGCTCAAGCTCGTCACCGGCACGGTCCTCGTGCTCGTCCTGGCGGCTCTCGCCACCTACCACGTCAACCAGACCCGCGGCACGGCCGTGAGCGACTCGGCCCAGATCCTGGGGCAGAGCTACGTCGTCGGGACGCCGTACGCCGGCCTCGTCGTGGACCAGGTGGTCCAGGCGGGCGACGAGGTGCACGAGGGCGACCCCCTCTTCGTCGTCGACTCGACCGCCCTCGAGCGCGACCTGTCGCTCGGGACGGTGAGCACCGCGGGTGCCGCCACCGAGATCGACGACGACGGCAACCTCGTCGTGCTCGCCACCGACGACGGGACCGTGACCGACGTGGTCGCCACGGAGGGCACCTTCGTCTCCGCCGCGGACCACCTCGCGACGGTCCAGCGCGCGGGCACGCTGTACGTGCAGGCGGAGTACACGTTGTCCGCCAAGGAGTACGCGCGCGTGCCCGACGAGGCGGCGGTCACCATCGTGCTGCCCAACACGGCGACCGTCGCCGGGCACGTCGACCGCATCGAGGTCACCACGGTCGCCGGGCAGGCGCAGGCCGTGGTCACGGTCGTCAGCGACGAGCTCGTGCAGGGCGACCAGAGCGGCCTGGTGACCTCGGGCACGCCCGTCGACGCCCGCCTGGCGCTGCGCAACGACGGGATGGTGACCACCGTCTCCGACGCGGTCACGGGCTACGTCCGGGGGATCTTCGGGTGACGGCCCGCGCGCGCTGGCTGGGGCTGGTGGTCGTGCTCGTCGTCGCGGTCGGCTCGGTGCTGGTGCTCGCCGCGGCCGACCGCACCCGCGGCACCGCCGCGACGGCCGGGCCCGACGGCGAGCCGACGCCGGCCGGTCCGCCGCCCGGCCCGCCCGACGCGACCGTGCCGCAGGTCGACACCGCGGCGCTCGTCGCCGCCGTGCCGCAGCGGGAGGTCGCCCGCCTGCCGGACGCGCGCGTGGCCGAGGACGTCCTGCCGCAGAGCAACCGCTGGTACAGCGGCCTCGTCTTCGGCGACCAGCCCGTGTTCGCGACGCCGCTGTCGTTCGCGGTCGAGGGGCCGGGCTTCACGATCGGGCTCCCGCAGCCGGTCGCCTCCGCGACCACGGTCGCAGGCCCGCACGTGGCCGCGCTGACCGTCGACGTCGGCGCCGCGAGCTACCGGGTCAGCGCCGCGGACCCGGTCGCCGTCACGCTCGAGCTGCTGGACGACGCGGACCGCGTCCTCGGGCACGTCGCGCTCGCGGAGGGGTCACCCGTCGTCACGTTCACCGCAGCGCGTGACGTCACGGTCCGCACGACGACGGCCTCGGGCGCGCTCGTCACGGACCAGGGACCGGACCAGGGACCCGACCAGGGATCGGACCACGGACCCGCGACGGCGTCGGGCGACGTCGCCGGCACCACGTGGGGGCTCGTCGGGCCCGGGTACGACGAGGGCGCGAGCCGGCTCCGCGAGGGCGACGTCGTCGGGTGGTATGCGCTGCCCGCGGACGCCTCGTCGGCCGCGCAGGACGCGCTCGCCGCCGCCGCGCAGCACCCGGTCGCGGGCGTCGACGTCACCTACGGCGTGGACGACGAGGTGGCGCGCACGACGCTGACGTACCGCACGGGTGGTGCCGCGGCCTACGTCCTGAGCCCGCACCACCGCGTCGGCACCCAGCCGGAGCGCGCCGGGTGCGGCCTGGGCGAGTACGCGAGCGTCGGGGGCGCGCTCGAGCTGTGCGCGGGGAGCGTGCTGACCGCGTACGCGCCCGTCACGACGGCCGTCGACGTCCCCGACCTCGACGGCGTCCCCCGGGGCCGGCTCGACGAGCTGCGCTCGACGCTCGCCGCCGACGTCGCCGCGACCCCCGCGTTCCCGTCGGACACCTACTTCGGGGGCAAGGCGCTGTTCCGGGCCGCGACGCTCGTCGTGCTCGGGGAGCGGCTCGGGGCGGACGACGTGGTCGCGGACCTGCGCGTCACCACGGAGTCGGCGCTGCGGGAGTGGGCGGAGCCGGACGGCTGCGAGCGGCGCGACGCGCGCTGCGTGGTCTACGACGCGTCCGCGCGGTCCGCGATCGGGCTCACCCCCTCCTTCGGGTCCGACGAGCTCAACGACCACCACTTCCACTACGGCTACCTGCTCGCGGCGGCGGGGCTGCTCGCGCAGGACCACCCGGCGCTCGCGACGGACCTCGCGCCGGTGCTGGACCTGCTCGCGGCGGACGTCGCCGCGGCCACGCCGGGCGCGGACCTCCCGCAGCTCCGCTCGTTCGACCCGTACCAGGGCCACTCCTGGGCGTCCGGGACCTCGCCGTTCGCCGACGGCAACAACCAGGAGTCCAGCTCGGAGGCGGTCAACGCGTGGAACGGGCTGGGGCTGTGGGCCCGCGCGTCGGGCAATGACGCGCTCGCCACCCAGGCCGCCTGGCTGCAGTCGACCGAGTCGGCGGCGGCGCGCGCCTACTGGACCGACCCGACGGAGGTCGACGGGTTCGACCACACGATCGTCTCGCTGGTGTGGGGCGGGAAGCGGGACTACGCGACGTGGTTCAGCCCCGAGCCGGCCGCGATCCTCGGCATCCAGCTCATCCCGATGGGCCCGGCCCAGCGCGCCACGGCCACCGGGGTGGACCCCGAGCAGATCCTCGCGGCCGTCGACGAGGCCGCCGCCGGCGGCTACGACGTGCAGTTCGGCGGCTACCTCCTGGCGTACCGCGCGCTGGCGGGGCGGTCCGAGGCCGACGACGCGTGGGACGCGCTCGTGACGGCGCCGGACGTCGCGATCGACGACGGGACGTCCCGCACGGCTCTGCTGGCGTTCGTCGCCGACGCGGCGACCTGACGGCAGGGCGTCAACCGCGCGGTGCGCCGGCCGGTCCGTCCGAGGCGGTGCCCTCGCGGCTGTCGGGTGCCGGCGCGTCGTCTGGCGTCTCGGAGATGACGGGGGTGGGGGAGACCGCCTCGTCGTGCAGGGTGGTGGGAGCGCCTGCTCCGGGGCCGCGCCACGAGGCGACGAGCCGCGCGACGATCGTCACCAGGAACACCTGGCCGACGAGCGCCTCGAACGTGGCGAGCCCGCGCCCGGCATAGCCCGCCGCGGTGAGGTCGCCGTAGCCGAGCGTCGTGAGCGTGGTGAACGAGAAGTACTGCAGCGCCCGTCCGTCGGCGACCTGGTCGCCGGCGAAGAACGGCGGGTCGAGCCACGCGATGACCCCGAACACGTGCGTGAAGCACATCCCGATGAGGAGGTAGCCCGACAACGCGGCCGCGATCGACCGGAGCGTGACGGTGCGTTGCTCGAGGACGCGCGCGAGCACGACGACGAGCGTGAAGAGCAGGACCAGGGCGAACGTGACGTCGATGATGCCGAGGGCGTCGGCGCGCGGCAGCACGACGAGCGCGCCCACCGTCACGACCAGTCCGCCGCCCGCGACCACCTGCACGGTGCGCTGGAGCCGCCGCGAGGGGCGCGAGGTGCGTACCGCCAGCACCAGTGCGGACACGGTGAGCGCGGCGGTGACCACCTGGGCCCACACCGCAGTGGTGACGGCGAAGAGGACGTAGCACACGGCGAGGAGCACGAGCACGACCCCGTACAGGTCCGGCGCGACGGGACGGCGCGCCCGGCCCGTCCGGCCGGCCCCGGGCCGCGAGCGCGCGCCGTCACCGGCCGTCGCGCCCGATCCCGGTCCCGCTGCTGCCGCTTCCGTCATGCCGACCCTCCGTCGCTCAGCCGGACGGTACCGCGATCCGCGGTCCGGTCAGGCGCGTTCCCACGCGGCGACGGGACCGGGCACCACGACGAACGACGGGTGGGGACGCACCGACGTCGCCCGCAGACGAGCCGCCGCCTCGGGTGCGCGGGCGTCGAGCTTGGCCAGCAGGTGCTCGCGCTCGTGCGCGAGCTGGCCGTCCGTCACGACGAGCAGGCTCACGGCATCGGGGTGGGTGGGGCGGCCGGGTGGGTCGGTGGGCGATCCGCCCGGGCCGTCGGCGGGTCGTCGTACGCGGATCCGGCCTCGGTCGAACCGGTACCCGCGCAGGTCGGCCTCGTCCGCGAGCGCCTCGAGGTACCGGCCCGCGGTCGCCAGCGGGACGGGCGCGGCGCGGAACCGCTCGAGCTGCGGGTGCCGGCTGTAGCCGCCCTCGGGCCGCAGGAGGACAGCCTGCGCGAGCAGGGCCTCCCGCCAGCACGCCACGAGGCCGGCCTGGTCGAGGTGCTCGGGGTGCAGCGACCAGAGCCGCACGGTCAGCCGATCGCCGCGATGATCAGGCCCTGCGTGATGGCGAACCCGGCCACCAGGTTGAGCCACAGGAACCGCCGCCAGCCGCGGTTCGCTCGTTCGCACTCGTCGTCGGTCAGGTCCCGGTAGGGCGCGATCGAGACCAGGTAGGCCACGGGGATCACCGCGGCGAGCGCGGCGGGCAGACCGGTGGTCGCCATGAGGAGCGCGGCGAGCGCGTACCCGCCCATCGCGAGCCGGACCGTGCGCCGGGCGCCCAGGACCGTGGCGACGGACGCGATGCCCGCGCCGCGGTCGGCGCGCACGTCCTGGACCGCGCCGAACGCGTGCGACGCGCACGCCCACGCGAAGAACGCGAGCAGGGTGGCGACCACGGGCCAGGTCATCGCACCGCCGGCGAGCACGACGCCGAGCACGGCCGGGCTGACGAAGTGCGTCGCGGACGTCGCGGAGTCCAGGCCCGGCCGCTCCTTGAACCGCAGGTGCGGTGCCGAGTACGCCACCACCGCCGCGACGCTCACGGCGAGGACCACCACGGCCCAGGGCTCGTCCGCGCGCAGGGCCAGCACGACGAGCGCGACGACGAACGGTGCGGTCGTCGCGACCGACCAGGCGATGACCGTGCGGTGCCACCGCACGTCCAGCACCACGCCCTCGATGCCGCCCTTGCGCGGGTTCGCGACGTCCGACTCGTGGTCGTAGACGTCGTTGATGCCGTACATCAGCAGGTTGTAGGGGATCAGGAAGAACAGCGTCCCGACGACGAGCGCGACGTCGACGCCGCCGCCCGCGAGCAGGTACGCCGCCGCGAAGGGGTAGGCCGTGTCGATCCAGCTCAGCGGCCGCGACGTTCCGACCAGCTGGCGCAGCCCGGAGGGCCGCCCGTCGGCGGGCGCGGGAGCGACGTCCGCACTCATGCCGTCGCCTCCGTCCGGTCGACGTGCGCCGGGGTGAGCAGCGCGTGCAGGGCCGGCAGCAGGAGCGCGGCGGCCCAGGGCCACGCCAGGTCCTCCACGGGGGTGAGCCACAGGCGCGGGCCGAGGAGCGACGCCTCGTCGTACCGGAACAGGTCCGCGGCGATCATCGCACTGTCGAACACGACCGTGAGGACCGACAGGACGGCCCCGGTCGCGATGGCGACGACGAGCAGGGCGGCCCCGCGGCGACCACGGCGCCGCTCGGTCGCGGCCGCCACGGTCAGCACGGCGGCGGACACGGCGAGGAACGGCACGGCGAGGGCGACGTAGGTCATCGGCGCACCTCCCCGGCGACGCGCTGCTGCGCGCCGCGCTCGTCGTGGCCGTCCGACGCCCCCGACGCCCCCGGACCCGGCGGCTGCGGTCCCGGCACCTGCGGCCGCACGCGTGCCGGCGGCAGCGCGGACGCGAGCGCCGGCACCCGGGCGACCGCGGCGGCGACGACGAGGGTGACGTGGCACAGGAACGCGACGAACACGATCTCCTCGAGCGGGAGGTGGTCGACCACCCACACGCCCAGCAGCGCGCCGGAGTCGCCGCGTCCGTAGAACCCCGCACCGATCGCCAGCAGGTCCCATGCCAGGAAGAACGCGACCCCGAGCGCGACGACGGCGAAGGACGTGCGGCGGCCGCGCGCCGACCGCTGCCCCAGGGCCAGGCGCCACCGCAGGTCAATGGTCAGGACCCCGGCCCAGGACACGAGCAGGCAGAGCAGGTAGGCCCCTCTCACGGGTGCACCCCCGCGGCATCGGCCGGCGTCGGGTCGGGACGTGCCGGGTCGGGTCGGGTCCGGCCGGGCCGGGCCGGGCCGGGTCGCGGCTCCGGCAGCGGTCCGCTCGACCGGTCGCCCCGCAGGCGCTTGGCGACGAGCTCCGCGCTGATCAGGCACATGGGCAGCCCGATGCCGGGGATCGTCGACCCGCCCGCGTACAGCAGCCCGGCCACGTGCGCGG is a genomic window of Cellulomonas fulva containing:
- a CDS encoding NAD(P)/FAD-dependent oxidoreductase is translated as MTQRVVVVGAGLAGAKVAESLRARGYAGSLVVLGAEPVRPYERPPLSKGYLQGSDERESVFVHPEAWYDEHDVDLRPDATVTSLDLASGHVVDAGGGRTAFDRLVLATGSAPRGLDVPGAELEGVVTLRTLADSDRLRARLSEARRVVVVGGGWIGLEVAAAARAAGCEVTVVVRGAAPLLGVLGPRMAGMFAALHRERGVELRTRSEVRALLPARRSGSLDGTAVGGVELLDGTVLPADLVVVGVGARPRVALAEDAGLVVGDGVHVDAHLRTSDPRVLAVGDLAAVAHPFLGHRVRVEHWDAALHHGETVAATVLGADEPYDRLPYFFTDQYDLGMEYTGWTGPEGGTDVVVRGDEDARELVAFWTRDGRVVAGMNVNVWDVVDDLQALVRSRAVVPPERLADTSVPIADLAG
- a CDS encoding carboxylate-amine ligase, with the translated sequence MGVEEEYLLVTPEGVPAAQSPAVLGLAARTVPSTSQPGGDVEKEFKSEQVETSTHPCTDLTELLEEIRAGRTRVDEVAQGAGVRIAALGTAPQEVEPTVIPDRRAQAIRAAFGLTAREQLTCGCHVHVSVEDDDEGVVILDHLRPWTPVLLALSANSPSWQGVTSGYASYRSQVWGRWPTAGPTAPFGDAAGYRAVIESLLASGTILDDGMLYFDARLSQRYPTVEVRVADVCLDAADAALQAALVRALADTAVAQAPSRASSPPAPTAPAEPPVRTELLRAATWRAARSGLGGDLVSPVTWRPAPAEQVVGELVDHVRDALVANGDLEAVERQTATVLRRGNGALEQMSWRARGDDDEAVVRRAVDRTLGAPVVAG
- a CDS encoding glycosyltransferase, coding for MTTTTSFDRLVLEPRRTDQPLARPARSRETHAAQSPSLVLMVLLASAGIVVYAVFLLNPANRGDWLPYAMVMAAETVLVVHALLAMWTALSASHDPRGFSFHHAQDRMYDVADIVRARAEDRPHEWTVFLRDRAVTIDVFITTYGEDVDTIRRTVTAALAMQGAHRTWVLDDGRSDEVRDLAAELGARYVRRLSSNGAKAGNLNHALSIANGELFVVLDADFVPLPTFLHETVPFFADDTVAFVQTPQAYGNLHTTISKGAGYMQAVFYRFIQPGRNRFNAAFCVGTNVVFKRAAIDSVGGIYSDSKSEDVWTSLMLHEKGWRTVYIPETLAVGDTPETIEAYSKQQLRWATGGFEIMLTHNPLSRKHPLTLDQRLQYTVTATHYLTGIAPLLLLLVPPLQIYFDLTPMNLTITPLTWLLYYSGFYVLQIVLAFYTLGSFRWQVLLLASVSFPIYTRALVNAVLRRDQAWHVTGKKGAYRSPFAFIGTQLLFFELLALTTAVGLWKDVSNGYPSLAVAWNATNTLILGGFVLTAWREARAGRRAAREARVPRGRRTVAALTTGGAA
- a CDS encoding HlyD family efflux transporter periplasmic adaptor subunit; the protein is MTWRVRLKLVTGTVLVLVLAALATYHVNQTRGTAVSDSAQILGQSYVVGTPYAGLVVDQVVQAGDEVHEGDPLFVVDSTALERDLSLGTVSTAGAATEIDDDGNLVVLATDDGTVTDVVATEGTFVSAADHLATVQRAGTLYVQAEYTLSAKEYARVPDEAAVTIVLPNTATVAGHVDRIEVTTVAGQAQAVVTVVSDELVQGDQSGLVTSGTPVDARLALRNDGMVTTVSDAVTGYVRGIFG
- a CDS encoding glycosyl hydrolase: MTARARWLGLVVVLVVAVGSVLVLAAADRTRGTAATAGPDGEPTPAGPPPGPPDATVPQVDTAALVAAVPQREVARLPDARVAEDVLPQSNRWYSGLVFGDQPVFATPLSFAVEGPGFTIGLPQPVASATTVAGPHVAALTVDVGAASYRVSAADPVAVTLELLDDADRVLGHVALAEGSPVVTFTAARDVTVRTTTASGALVTDQGPDQGPDQGSDHGPATASGDVAGTTWGLVGPGYDEGASRLREGDVVGWYALPADASSAAQDALAAAAQHPVAGVDVTYGVDDEVARTTLTYRTGGAAAYVLSPHHRVGTQPERAGCGLGEYASVGGALELCAGSVLTAYAPVTTAVDVPDLDGVPRGRLDELRSTLAADVAATPAFPSDTYFGGKALFRAATLVVLGERLGADDVVADLRVTTESALREWAEPDGCERRDARCVVYDASARSAIGLTPSFGSDELNDHHFHYGYLLAAAGLLAQDHPALATDLAPVLDLLAADVAAATPGADLPQLRSFDPYQGHSWASGTSPFADGNNQESSSEAVNAWNGLGLWARASGNDALATQAAWLQSTESAAARAYWTDPTEVDGFDHTIVSLVWGGKRDYATWFSPEPAAILGIQLIPMGPAQRATATGVDPEQILAAVDEAAAGGYDVQFGGYLLAYRALAGRSEADDAWDALVTAPDVAIDDGTSRTALLAFVADAAT
- a CDS encoding potassium channel family protein, coding for MTEAAAAGPGSGATAGDGARSRPGAGRTGRARRPVAPDLYGVVLVLLAVCYVLFAVTTAVWAQVVTAALTVSALVLAVRTSRPSRRLQRTVQVVAGGGLVVTVGALVVLPRADALGIIDVTFALVLLFTLVVVLARVLEQRTVTLRSIAAALSGYLLIGMCFTHVFGVIAWLDPPFFAGDQVADGRALQYFSFTTLTTLGYGDLTAAGYAGRGLATFEALVGQVFLVTIVARLVASWRGPGAGAPTTLHDEAVSPTPVISETPDDAPAPDSREGTASDGPAGAPRG
- a CDS encoding pyrimidine dimer DNA glycosylase/endonuclease V, producing MRLWSLHPEHLDQAGLVACWREALLAQAVLLRPEGGYSRHPQLERFRAAPVPLATAGRYLEALADEADLRGYRFDRGRIRVRRPADGPGGSPTDPPGRPTHPDAVSLLVVTDGQLAHEREHLLAKLDARAPEAAARLRATSVRPHPSFVVVPGPVAAWERA
- a CDS encoding prenyltransferase, which encodes MSADVAPAPADGRPSGLRQLVGTSRPLSWIDTAYPFAAAYLLAGGGVDVALVVGTLFFLIPYNLLMYGINDVYDHESDVANPRKGGIEGVVLDVRWHRTVIAWSVATTAPFVVALVVLALRADEPWAVVVLAVSVAAVVAYSAPHLRFKERPGLDSATSATHFVSPAVLGVVLAGGAMTWPVVATLLAFFAWACASHAFGAVQDVRADRGAGIASVATVLGARRTVRLAMGGYALAALLMATTGLPAALAAVIPVAYLVSIAPYRDLTDDECERANRGWRRFLWLNLVAGFAITQGLIIAAIG
- a CDS encoding lycopene cyclase encodes the protein MTYVALAVPFLAVSAAVLTVAAATERRRGRRGAALLVVAIATGAVLSVLTVVFDSAMIAADLFRYDEASLLGPRLWLTPVEDLAWPWAAALLLPALHALLTPAHVDRTEATA
- a CDS encoding lycopene cyclase domain-containing protein, which codes for MRGAYLLCLLVSWAGVLTIDLRWRLALGQRSARGRRTSFAVVALGVAFFLAWDLLAIGAGFYGRGDSGALLGVWVVDHLPLEEIVFVAFLCHVTLVVAAAVARVPALASALPPARVRPQVPGPQPPGPGASGASDGHDERGAQQRVAGEVRR